A single genomic interval of Flavobacterium sp. N2820 harbors:
- a CDS encoding acetyl-CoA C-acyltransferase, with protein MKTAYIVKAYRTAVGKAPKGVFRFKRPDELAAETIEHMMKELPNFDKTRIDDVMVGNAMPEAEQGLNVGRLISLMGLKVEDVPGVTVNRYCASGIETIGMATAKIQSGMADCIIAGGAESMSYIPMGGYKPTPDYKAAAAGHEDYYWGMGLTAEAVAKQFNVSREDQDEFAYQSHMKALKAQAEGKFDAQIVPITVEETFINENGKKETRSYVVNKDEGPRAGTSVAALGGLRPVFAADGSVTAGNSSQMSDGAAFVLVMSEEMVKELNLEPIARLVNFASAGVEPRIMGIGPVKAIPKALKQAGLKQSDIDLIELNEAFASQSLAVVRELGLNPDIVNVNGGAIALGHPLGCTGAKLSVQLFDEMRLRGSKYGIVSMCVGTGQGTAGIYEFLK; from the coding sequence ATGAAAACAGCATATATAGTAAAAGCATATAGAACAGCAGTAGGAAAAGCACCTAAAGGAGTTTTTCGTTTTAAACGTCCTGACGAATTAGCAGCAGAAACCATCGAACACATGATGAAAGAGCTTCCTAATTTTGATAAAACTCGTATCGATGATGTTATGGTAGGAAATGCCATGCCAGAAGCAGAACAAGGTTTAAACGTTGGTAGATTAATTTCATTAATGGGATTAAAAGTAGAAGATGTTCCAGGTGTTACAGTAAATAGATATTGTGCATCAGGTATTGAAACTATCGGTATGGCAACAGCAAAAATTCAATCTGGAATGGCAGATTGTATCATTGCAGGTGGTGCCGAAAGTATGAGTTATATTCCAATGGGAGGCTACAAACCAACACCAGATTACAAAGCGGCAGCTGCTGGTCACGAAGATTATTATTGGGGAATGGGATTAACTGCTGAAGCGGTTGCAAAACAATTCAACGTTTCTCGTGAAGATCAAGATGAATTTGCATATCAATCACATATGAAGGCTTTAAAAGCACAAGCAGAAGGCAAATTTGACGCTCAAATAGTTCCTATTACAGTAGAAGAAACTTTTATCAATGAAAATGGTAAAAAAGAAACGCGTTCTTATGTTGTTAACAAAGACGAAGGACCAAGAGCAGGAACTTCTGTTGCGGCATTAGGAGGTTTAAGACCCGTATTTGCAGCTGATGGAAGTGTAACAGCAGGAAACTCATCTCAAATGAGTGATGGAGCAGCTTTCGTATTAGTTATGAGCGAAGAAATGGTAAAAGAATTAAATCTTGAACCTATTGCTCGATTAGTAAATTTTGCTTCTGCAGGTGTAGAACCAAGAATCATGGGAATTGGACCTGTAAAGGCTATTCCAAAAGCTTTAAAGCAAGCAGGTTTAAAACAATCTGATATTGATTTAATAGAGTTAAACGAAGCGTTCGCTTCTCAATCCTTAGCTGTTGTTAGAGAATTAGGCTTAAATCCTGATATCGTAAACGTAAATGGTGGAGCTATTGCATTAGGTCATCCACTAGGTTGTACAGGTGCTAAACTTTCTGTTCAATTGTTTGACGAAATGCGATTAAGAGGAAGTAAATATGGAATTGTTTCCATGTGTGTGGGAACAGGACAAGGAACAGCAGGAATTTACGAATTTTTGAAGTAA
- a CDS encoding acyl-CoA dehydrogenase family protein — MSDIIRGGQFLVKETNCEDIFTPEDFNEEQVMMRDSVIEFVDKEIWPNKERFEKKDYALTEDIMRKAGELGYLSVAVPAAYGGMEMGFVNTVLVCDYISGATGSFSTAFGAHTGIGTMPITLYGTEEQKQKYVPKLASGEWFGAYCLTEPGAGSDANSGKTKAVLSEDGTHYKITGGKMWISNAGFCNVMIVFARIEDDKNITGFIVENDPSNGISMGDEEHKLGIRSSSTRQVFFNETKVPVENMLAGRGEGFKIAMNALNVGRIKLAAACLEAQRRTITGAVHYANERVQFKTPISSFGAIQAKIAEMATNAYAGESATYRAAADIENRINIRVSEGNSHQEAELKGVEEFAIECSILKVAVSEDVQACTDEGIQIFGGMGFSEDAPMESAWRDARIARIYEGTNEINRMLSVGMLVKKAMKGHVDLLGPAMAVAEELMGIPSFDIPDYSELFAEEKEMIAKLKKVFLMVAGAAVQKYGPELESHQQLLMAASDILIEIYMAESTILRTEKLAKKEGEDKVQEQIAMAKLYLYHAVDIVNQKGKEGIVSFAEGDEQRMMLMGLKRFTKYTNMPNVIGLREKIAAKIISENKYAF; from the coding sequence ATGTCAGATATCATCAGAGGAGGACAATTCCTTGTAAAAGAAACAAATTGCGAAGACATCTTCACTCCAGAAGATTTCAATGAAGAACAAGTTATGATGCGTGATTCGGTTATCGAATTCGTAGACAAAGAAATTTGGCCAAACAAAGAACGCTTCGAAAAGAAAGATTACGCTTTAACTGAAGACATCATGCGCAAAGCAGGTGAATTGGGTTACCTAAGCGTTGCTGTTCCTGCTGCCTATGGCGGAATGGAAATGGGATTCGTAAACACGGTTTTAGTTTGTGATTATATTTCGGGAGCAACTGGTTCGTTTTCAACTGCTTTTGGGGCGCACACTGGAATTGGAACCATGCCAATTACGCTATATGGAACTGAAGAACAAAAACAAAAATATGTACCAAAATTAGCTTCGGGCGAATGGTTTGGAGCGTATTGTTTGACAGAACCTGGAGCTGGTTCAGATGCAAATTCAGGAAAAACAAAAGCCGTTCTTTCAGAAGATGGAACACATTATAAAATCACAGGTGGGAAAATGTGGATTTCTAATGCGGGTTTTTGTAACGTAATGATTGTTTTCGCTCGTATTGAAGACGATAAAAATATTACTGGTTTCATCGTTGAAAATGATCCTTCAAACGGAATTTCAATGGGTGACGAAGAGCACAAATTAGGTATTCGCTCCTCTTCTACTCGTCAGGTTTTCTTTAATGAAACAAAAGTACCAGTAGAAAATATGTTGGCTGGTCGTGGCGAAGGTTTTAAAATTGCTATGAATGCTTTAAATGTTGGTCGTATTAAATTAGCAGCAGCTTGTTTAGAAGCACAACGTAGAACCATTACTGGAGCAGTACATTATGCTAACGAAAGAGTTCAGTTTAAAACACCAATTTCAAGTTTTGGAGCAATTCAAGCTAAAATTGCTGAAATGGCAACAAACGCTTATGCTGGAGAAAGTGCTACTTACAGAGCAGCAGCTGATATCGAAAATAGAATTAACATTAGAGTTAGTGAAGGAAATTCGCACCAAGAAGCAGAATTAAAAGGTGTTGAAGAATTCGCAATCGAATGTTCTATCTTAAAAGTTGCCGTTTCTGAAGATGTTCAGGCGTGTACGGATGAAGGAATTCAAATTTTTGGGGGTATGGGATTCTCAGAAGATGCACCAATGGAAAGTGCTTGGAGAGATGCTCGTATCGCAAGAATTTACGAAGGAACTAACGAAATCAACAGAATGTTATCGGTTGGAATGTTAGTAAAGAAAGCTATGAAAGGTCACGTGGATTTATTAGGTCCAGCAATGGCTGTTGCCGAAGAATTAATGGGTATTCCTTCTTTTGATATTCCTGATTATTCAGAACTATTCGCTGAAGAAAAAGAAATGATTGCCAAATTGAAAAAAGTGTTCTTAATGGTTGCTGGTGCTGCGGTACAAAAATACGGACCAGAGTTAGAATCACACCAACAATTGTTAATGGCTGCTTCTGATATCTTAATTGAAATTTACATGGCAGAAAGTACAATTCTTAGAACTGAAAAATTAGCTAAAAAAGAAGGTGAAGACAAAGTTCAGGAGCAAATTGCAATGGCAAAATTATACTTATATCATGCCGTAGATATCGTAAACCAAAAAGGTAAAGAAGGAATTGTTTCTTTTGCTGAAGGCGACGAACAACGTATGATGTTAATGGGATTAAAACGTTTTACAAAATATACGAACATGCCAAATGTAATTGGTCTTCGTGAAAAAATTGCTGCAAAAATTATTAGCGAAAACAAATACGCTTTTTAA
- a CDS encoding 3-hydroxyacyl-CoA dehydrogenase/enoyl-CoA hydratase family protein has protein sequence MKRNIKKVAVIGSGIMGSGIACHFANIGVEVLLLDIAPNELTEAEQKKGLTLESKSVRNRLVNDHLANTLKSKPSPIYHPSFASRITTGNTTDDMSKIATADWIIEVVVERLDIKKIVFEQVDKFRKPGTLVTSNTSGIPIQFMSEGRSEDFQQHFCGTHFFNPARYLKLFEIIPGPKTSDDVLEFLNGYGEKFLGKTSVVAKDTPAFIGNRIGIFGIQSLFHQVKEMGLTVEEVDKLTGPVIGRPKSATFRTVDVVGLDTLVHVANGIYENCPNDEAHELFKLPEFVNKMMENKWLGSKTGQGFYKKEGKDILTLDLDTLEYRANKKASFATLELTKTIDKPIDRFNVLVTGKDKAGDFYRKNFASMFQYCSNRIPEITDAFYKIDDAMKAGFGWENGPFEIWDAIGVEKGIELMKAEGYQPASWVTDMLASGNTSFYSIKDGATHFYSITNKKVEKIPGQDAFIILNNIRESKKIWNNSDAIITDLGDGIINLEFTSKMNSIGAGVLQGINKAIEIAEKDYNGLVIGNQGANFSVGANLGMIFMMAVEQEYDELNMAIKMFQDTMMRCRYSAIPVIAAPHGMTLGGGCELTMHADRAVAAAETYIGLVEFGVGVIPGGGGSKEMALRASDLFRKNDVELNVLQEYFLTVGMAKVATSAYEGFDTGVLQKGRDIVVVNKDRQIATAKQVALQMAEQGYTQPVRRKDIKVLGKQALGMFLVGTDQMEAGKYISEHDKKIANKLAYVMAGGDLSEATLVSEQYLLDLEREAFLSLTGERKSLERIQYMLTKGKPLRN, from the coding sequence ATGAAACGAAATATTAAAAAAGTTGCTGTTATTGGTTCCGGAATTATGGGAAGTGGCATTGCTTGTCATTTTGCAAACATTGGAGTAGAAGTCTTATTATTAGACATCGCACCAAACGAACTAACCGAAGCAGAACAGAAAAAAGGGTTGACTTTAGAAAGCAAATCCGTTAGAAATCGATTAGTAAATGATCACCTAGCAAACACTTTAAAATCAAAACCTTCACCAATTTATCATCCAAGTTTTGCCTCGAGAATTACAACGGGTAATACCACAGATGATATGTCAAAAATTGCAACAGCTGATTGGATTATTGAAGTTGTTGTAGAACGTTTAGACATCAAGAAAATTGTTTTTGAACAAGTGGACAAATTCAGAAAACCAGGAACTTTAGTAACATCAAATACGTCTGGTATTCCAATTCAGTTCATGAGCGAAGGAAGAAGCGAAGATTTCCAACAACATTTCTGTGGAACACACTTTTTCAATCCAGCTCGTTACTTAAAATTATTTGAAATCATTCCTGGTCCAAAAACATCTGATGATGTATTGGAGTTCTTAAATGGTTATGGTGAAAAATTCTTAGGAAAAACTTCAGTTGTAGCAAAAGATACTCCAGCTTTCATCGGAAATAGAATCGGAATATTTGGTATTCAAAGTTTATTCCACCAAGTAAAGGAAATGGGATTAACCGTTGAAGAAGTTGATAAATTGACTGGACCCGTTATTGGTCGTCCAAAATCGGCTACCTTTAGAACGGTTGATGTGGTTGGTTTAGATACTTTAGTGCATGTAGCGAATGGAATTTATGAAAATTGTCCAAACGACGAAGCGCATGAATTATTTAAACTTCCAGAATTTGTTAACAAAATGATGGAAAACAAATGGTTAGGAAGTAAAACCGGTCAAGGTTTCTATAAAAAAGAAGGGAAAGACATTCTAACTTTGGATTTAGACACCTTAGAATATAGAGCCAATAAAAAAGCATCTTTTGCAACTTTAGAATTGACAAAAACAATCGATAAACCAATCGATAGATTCAATGTTTTAGTGACTGGAAAAGACAAAGCAGGTGATTTCTACAGAAAAAACTTTGCTTCAATGTTCCAATACTGTTCTAACAGAATTCCTGAAATCACAGACGCTTTCTACAAAATCGACGATGCTATGAAAGCTGGATTTGGTTGGGAAAACGGTCCGTTCGAAATTTGGGATGCCATCGGAGTGGAAAAAGGAATTGAATTGATGAAAGCGGAAGGATATCAACCTGCTTCTTGGGTAACGGATATGTTAGCTTCTGGAAACACTTCTTTTTATTCGATTAAAGATGGAGCAACACACTTCTACTCTATCACAAACAAAAAAGTAGAAAAAATTCCAGGTCAAGATGCCTTCATTATCTTAAATAATATTCGCGAAAGCAAAAAAATATGGAACAACAGCGATGCAATCATTACCGATTTAGGTGATGGAATCATCAATTTAGAATTTACCTCTAAAATGAATTCTATTGGAGCTGGTGTTTTACAAGGAATCAACAAAGCGATTGAAATTGCTGAAAAAGATTACAATGGTTTAGTAATTGGTAATCAAGGCGCAAATTTCTCTGTTGGCGCTAATTTAGGAATGATTTTCATGATGGCTGTGGAACAAGAATATGACGAACTAAACATGGCTATCAAGATGTTCCAAGACACGATGATGCGTTGCCGATATTCTGCAATTCCAGTTATTGCTGCTCCACATGGAATGACATTAGGTGGTGGTTGCGAATTAACTATGCACGCCGACAGAGCGGTTGCTGCAGCAGAAACGTACATCGGATTAGTCGAATTTGGTGTTGGAGTAATTCCAGGCGGTGGCGGTTCTAAAGAAATGGCTTTGAGAGCTTCTGATTTATTCCGTAAAAACGATGTGGAATTAAATGTTCTTCAAGAATATTTCTTGACTGTAGGAATGGCAAAAGTAGCTACTTCAGCTTATGAAGGCTTTGATACCGGTGTTTTACAAAAAGGAAGAGATATTGTTGTGGTAAACAAAGACCGTCAAATTGCAACAGCTAAACAAGTAGCGTTACAAATGGCAGAACAAGGTTACACGCAACCTGTAAGAAGAAAAGATATCAAAGTATTAGGAAAGCAAGCATTGGGAATGTTCTTAGTTGGAACTGACCAAATGGAAGCTGGTAAATACATTTCTGAACACGATAAAAAAATTGCCAACAAATTAGCCTATGTAATGGCTGGTGGCGATTTATCAGAAGCAACTTTAGTTTCTGAACAATACTTATTGGATTTAGAAAGAGAAGCATTTTTATCATTAACAGGAGAAAGAAAATCTTTAGAAAGAATTCAGTACATGTTAACCAAAGGGAAACCGTTGAGAAATTAG
- a CDS encoding four helix bundle protein — protein MHNFEKLKIWQKAMDIAVVIYEISLLLPNDEKFNLIHQIKKCAVSIPSNIAEGSGRNHNKEFIQFLGIANGSTFELITQLILAKRLKLIKEEIVQPVISQLVEVSNMNFSFQKTLKT, from the coding sequence ATGCATAATTTTGAAAAACTTAAAATATGGCAAAAAGCAATGGATATTGCTGTTGTGATTTATGAAATTTCACTGCTATTGCCAAATGATGAAAAGTTTAATTTAATTCATCAAATAAAAAAATGTGCAGTTTCAATTCCTTCAAATATAGCAGAAGGTTCAGGAAGAAACCACAATAAAGAGTTTATTCAGTTTTTAGGAATTGCAAATGGGTCAACTTTTGAATTAATAACTCAATTAATACTTGCGAAAAGATTAAAACTTATAAAAGAAGAAATTGTACAACCTGTAATTAGTCAATTGGTAGAGGTGTCAAATATGAATTTTTCATTCCAAAAAACTTTAAAAACATAA
- a CDS encoding MarR family winged helix-turn-helix transcriptional regulator, which translates to MQDKTIDYILRYTWQAVARMYNEEAAKYSATMATGFALLSIDRENGTPSTTLGPRMGMEATSLTRTLKSMEEKGLIIRKKNPADGRGVLIYLTELGKEKRELSKNTVLKFNDTVRANLTDEKLQNFMEVAEIINELITDKKIFNDK; encoded by the coding sequence ATGCAAGATAAAACAATCGACTATATATTAAGATACACTTGGCAAGCTGTTGCTAGAATGTATAACGAAGAAGCCGCTAAATACAGTGCCACAATGGCTACTGGTTTTGCACTTTTGAGTATTGATAGAGAAAATGGAACTCCTTCTACTACTCTTGGTCCTAGAATGGGAATGGAAGCAACAAGTTTAACACGAACTTTAAAATCAATGGAAGAAAAAGGATTAATTATCCGAAAAAAAAATCCAGCAGACGGAAGAGGTGTTTTAATTTATTTAACTGAATTAGGAAAAGAAAAAAGAGAACTTTCAAAAAATACGGTATTAAAATTTAATGATACAGTAAGAGCAAATCTTACCGATGAAAAACTGCAAAACTTTATGGAAGTAGCCGAAATCATCAATGAATTAATCACCGATAAAAAAATATTTAACGACAAATAA